A single region of the Sorghum bicolor cultivar BTx623 chromosome 7, Sorghum_bicolor_NCBIv3, whole genome shotgun sequence genome encodes:
- the LOC8076542 gene encoding (E)-beta-farnesene synthase translates to MATSSPVALISQVQQRKPRPYTPSLWGDFFLHHIPCTPSQLFSMKKKAQIKKEEVRQIILETLASSNLVEKMELVDTLQRIGVDYHYKKEINDLLCYVYNDKDGGSSNLYITSLRFYLLRSLFRYIRSSTTSNVFEKFRDEQGNITSDDISCLLMLYDAAHLRTHGEDILDNIITFNKSRLQSLLLGNLEPQLQEEVQCSLETPRFRRVKRVEARRYISVYEKKATRDGTILEFAKLDYNILQAIYCDELKELTVWWKDFQSQTYLSFARDRMVELHFWMLGVVYEPYYSYSRIMMTKFIVFASLLDDLYDNYSTTMESNTFTMAMQRWDEQTTEQLPAYLKALFINILNTTNKIEEELKLMKNKHADLIKRLVIDTAKFYHAEVEWRDEHYIPTSVEEHLQISTHSSVCMQITNLALISLGDVTTREDVNWALTFPKIIRGACIVGRVGNDIVSHEREQTSEHVTSTVQTCMKEYGVTVEEANEKLRIIIEEAWMDIVEDCLEQKRPMVLLETAINVARTMDFMYKREDAYTLSFSLKDVITSMYVNSV, encoded by the exons ATGGCCACCAGCAGCCCCGTCGCTCTGATCTCGCAGGTGCAGCAGCGCAAGCCCCGGCCATACACCCCAAGCCTATGGGGTGACTTCTTCCTCCACCACATCCCATGCACTCCATCACAG CTCTTCTCAATGAAGAAGAAGGCACAGATCAAGAAGGAAGAAGTGAGGCAGATTATATTAGAAACCCTTGCCTCCTCCAACCTGGTTGAGAAGATGGAGCTCGTCGACACGCTTCAACGGATTGGGGTGGACTACCACTACAAGAAGGAGATCAATGATTTGCTTTGCTACGTCTACAACGACAAAGATGGAGGCTCTAGCAATCTCTACATCACCTCACTGAGGTTCTATTTGCTCAGGAGTCTCTTCAGGTACATAAGATCATCAACTACAAGTA ATGTGTTTGAGAAATTTAGGGATGAGCAAGGGAACATTACAAGTGATGATATCAGTTGCTTGCTGATGTTGTACGACGCTGCGCATCTGAGAACTCATGGGGAGGACATACTTGACAACATTATCACTTTCAACAAGAGCCGCCTCCAGTCTCTACTGCTGGGAAATTTGGAGCCACAGCTACAGGAGGAAGTCCAGTGCAGTTTGGAGACACCTCGGTTCAGGCGGGTCAAGAGAGTGGAGGCAAGGCGCTACATCTCAGTATATGAGAAAAAGGCTACACGGGATGGGACCATACTGGAATTTGCAAAACTAGACTACAACATCTTGCAAGCTATCTATTGTGATGAGTTGAAAGAACTTACAGT ATGGTGGAAAGATTTCCAATCACAAACATATCTGAGCTTTGCACGGGACAGAATGGTGGAGCTACATTTTTGGATGCTCGGAGTGGTTTACGAGCCCTATTATTCATATTCAAGGATAATGATGACAAAGTTCATCGTATTTGCATCCTTGCTCGATGACCTTTATGACAACTATAGCACCACAATGGAGAGCAATACCTTCACCATGGCCATGCAAAG GTGGGATGAACAAACCACAGAACAGCTTCCAGCATACTTGAAAGCACTCTTCATCAACATATTAAACACTACAAATAAGATTGAGGAGGAgttaaaacttatgaaaaacaagCATGCTGATTTGATCAAAAGACTG GTGATTGACACTGCCAAATTCTACCATGCTGAGGTTGAATGGCGTGATGAACACTACATACCAACTAGTGTCGAAGAACACCTCCAAATTTCCACCCATAGTAGTGTTTGCATGCAGATAACAAACCTTGCGCTCATTTCGCTTGGAGACGTGACTACTAGGGAGGATGTTAATTGGGCTCTCACCTTCCCCAAAATCATCAGAGGTGCTTGTATTGTGGGGCGTGTTGGCAATGACATCGTGTCACATGAG CGTGAACAAACTTCAGAGCATGTCACATCCACGGTGCAAACTTGCATGAAGGAATATGGGGTGACAGTAGAAGAAGCCAATGAAAAGCTTAGAATTATAATCGAAGAagcatggatggacatcgtcgaaGACTGCCTTGAGCAAAAACGTCCCATGGTACTTTTAGAGACAGCCATCAACGTTGCAAGAACAATGGATTTCATGTACAAGCGTGAAGACGCATATACCCTCTCATTCAGCCTCAAGGATGTTATAACTTCAATGTACGTCAACTCTGTGTGA